Proteins encoded by one window of Kribbella italica:
- a CDS encoding GntR family transcriptional regulator, producing the protein MTDILEPHDRRLLRRQMLADDVYEAIKTMLMDHTIRPGGRISIDGLAREFQVSSTPVREALARLESEGLADKEPLKGYRATPLLTLEEFEDLYSFRRLLEPWAARRAAELIDDTGRERLTAELSTAVEPTSVDYAGYKSLTAHDNRFHTLIAELSGSDQVRLAFERTHCHLHIFRLHYDRDTGPEVLVEHHHLVEAICSGDPAAAEASMTQHLINSMSIRLRGIYDQS; encoded by the coding sequence ATGACGGACATCCTGGAGCCGCACGACCGGCGGCTGCTGCGCCGGCAGATGCTGGCGGACGACGTCTACGAGGCGATCAAGACGATGCTGATGGACCACACCATCCGGCCCGGCGGTCGGATCTCGATCGACGGGCTCGCGCGGGAGTTCCAGGTCTCGTCGACGCCGGTCCGCGAGGCGCTGGCCCGGCTGGAGTCGGAAGGGCTCGCCGACAAGGAGCCGCTCAAGGGGTACCGGGCGACGCCGCTGCTGACGCTCGAGGAGTTCGAGGACCTGTACTCGTTCCGGCGGCTGCTCGAGCCGTGGGCCGCGCGACGTGCCGCCGAGCTGATCGACGACACCGGCCGCGAACGCCTGACCGCCGAGCTCTCCACCGCCGTCGAGCCGACCTCGGTGGACTACGCCGGGTACAAGTCACTCACCGCGCACGACAACCGGTTCCACACCCTGATCGCCGAGCTGTCCGGGAGCGACCAAGTGCGTCTCGCCTTCGAGCGGACGCACTGCCACCTGCACATCTTCCGGCTGCACTACGACCGCGACACCGGGCCCGAGGTCCTCGTCGAGCACCACCACCTGGTCGAGGCCATCTGCTCCGGCGATCCCGCTGCCGCCGAGGCGTCGATGACGCAGCACCTGATCAACTCGATGTCGATCCGGCTGCGCGGGATCTACGACCAGTCGTAA
- a CDS encoding UxaA family hydrolase — protein sequence MLRFDEIGVLPEPADNAAICSRRLEAGTVIDFDGTPVTLPHTVLEGHRIVVRPVRAGEAITSWQTPFARALRDLEVGDYVCTPPSLAAVSARGGVEGLPDEPSASNEPLDPYELDENALHFGRQVTSVEQPGTFLGFPRAQGPAGTRNHVVVMATSSRSSGFVTELARRFDGAAAGDGVVPVAHTEGGEEGTPNNLHFLLATLAGFALNPNVGAVLIVDTEEDLVSGQAIREFVEAQGYPSLKVPHAYFTRTGGFEADLTAAGRLIEPWLPVVDAQQRVEVPLADLLIALQCGGSDAFSGISANPLAGNVGAEVIRHGGAAVLAETDELIGAENYVLKNVRDLGTARRFLELVQSFKDRVGWHGHTAEGNPSGGNMYRGLYNIVLKSIGAARKLPREVRLDHVIDYAEPLPGTGYIFMNSPGNDLESVAGQIASGCNLIFFTTGNGSITNFPFVPTLKFVTTTTRYEHLRAEMDVDAGPYLTGTPIDELTTATFDLTVRVASGEPSAGERAGHSQVSIWRNWRQSGPVEGISITTDGRMTRRLEDLPAEDRDALLPGEPLQVVATDRPATPVSLLSVDGRQLPEAVGLILPTSLCSGMISLRLAAQAELERWAGDSVTRMVALPHTEGCGSSGGASEETFARTMLGYLLHPNTRMALLLEHGCEKTHNDYFRSKLVEAGADPSRFGWASIQADGGLDAVGERVREWFGSFDLPAPVEVDGDVGALTVGLEARGPLSDETAEALALIGSEIVGAGGSVVLSSRGGLLENGVFRTAAFGSADEVGSTVAHGQRFAVPGWHVMRMPGTDWMETATGFGAGGVQQILAHVAGGTLSAQRFVPVVEFSSDPETVAKYGDDLDAVAAGDAADQARTGLEAIAAVAGRRQVPKAVASGNVGFQITRGLLGTSM from the coding sequence ATGCTGAGGTTCGACGAGATCGGGGTCCTGCCGGAACCGGCGGACAACGCGGCGATCTGCTCCCGCCGGCTCGAGGCCGGGACGGTGATCGACTTCGACGGGACGCCGGTGACGCTGCCGCACACCGTGCTCGAAGGCCACCGGATCGTCGTACGGCCGGTGCGTGCGGGAGAGGCGATCACGTCCTGGCAGACGCCGTTCGCCCGCGCCCTGCGTGATCTCGAGGTCGGCGACTACGTCTGTACGCCGCCCAGCCTGGCCGCCGTCAGCGCCCGCGGCGGCGTCGAGGGTCTGCCGGACGAGCCGTCGGCGAGCAACGAGCCGCTCGACCCGTACGAGCTGGACGAGAACGCCCTCCACTTCGGTCGCCAGGTCACGTCGGTCGAGCAGCCGGGCACGTTCCTCGGCTTCCCGCGCGCGCAGGGCCCGGCCGGGACGCGGAACCACGTCGTCGTGATGGCGACCAGCTCGCGATCGAGCGGGTTCGTCACCGAGCTGGCGCGGCGCTTCGACGGCGCGGCGGCCGGCGACGGCGTCGTACCGGTCGCGCACACCGAAGGCGGCGAGGAGGGTACGCCGAACAACCTGCACTTCCTGCTGGCGACGCTGGCCGGCTTCGCGCTGAACCCGAACGTCGGCGCGGTGCTGATCGTGGACACCGAGGAGGACCTGGTCTCGGGGCAGGCGATCCGGGAGTTCGTGGAGGCGCAGGGGTACCCGTCACTGAAGGTGCCGCACGCGTACTTCACGCGCACCGGTGGGTTCGAGGCGGACCTGACGGCGGCGGGCCGGTTGATCGAGCCGTGGCTGCCGGTGGTCGACGCGCAGCAGCGGGTCGAGGTCCCGCTGGCCGACCTGCTGATCGCGCTGCAGTGCGGTGGGTCCGACGCCTTCTCCGGGATCTCGGCGAACCCGCTCGCGGGCAACGTCGGCGCCGAGGTGATCCGGCACGGCGGCGCCGCCGTACTGGCGGAGACCGACGAGCTGATCGGCGCCGAGAACTACGTGCTGAAGAACGTGCGCGACCTGGGCACCGCGCGGCGGTTCCTGGAACTCGTGCAGTCGTTCAAGGACCGGGTCGGCTGGCACGGGCACACCGCGGAGGGCAACCCGTCCGGCGGCAACATGTACCGCGGGCTCTACAACATCGTGCTCAAGTCGATCGGCGCCGCCCGCAAACTGCCGCGCGAGGTCCGGCTCGACCACGTCATCGACTACGCCGAACCGCTGCCCGGCACCGGGTACATCTTCATGAACAGCCCCGGCAACGACCTGGAGTCGGTCGCGGGCCAGATCGCCAGCGGCTGCAACCTGATCTTCTTCACCACCGGCAACGGGTCGATCACCAACTTCCCGTTCGTCCCGACGCTCAAGTTCGTCACCACGACCACCCGGTACGAGCACCTCCGAGCCGAGATGGACGTCGACGCCGGCCCGTACCTCACCGGTACGCCGATCGACGAACTCACCACGGCCACCTTCGACCTCACCGTCCGCGTCGCGTCCGGCGAACCCAGCGCCGGCGAACGCGCCGGCCACAGCCAGGTCTCCATCTGGCGCAACTGGCGCCAGTCCGGCCCGGTCGAAGGCATCTCCATCACCACCGACGGCCGCATGACCCGCCGGTTGGAAGACCTCCCAGCAGAAGACCGCGACGCGCTCCTCCCCGGTGAACCTCTACAAGTAGTCGCCACCGATCGACCGGCAACTCCTGTAAGTCTTCTGTCAGTCGACGGTCGCCAACTCCCCGAAGCAGTAGGCCTCATCCTTCCCACCAGTTTGTGTTCGGGGATGATCTCGCTCCGGCTCGCCGCGCAGGCTGAGCTCGAGCGGTGGGCCGGTGACTCCGTCACCCGCATGGTCGCCCTGCCGCACACCGAAGGGTGCGGAAGCTCCGGCGGCGCTTCCGAGGAGACGTTCGCCCGGACGATGCTCGGTTACCTCCTGCACCCGAACACCCGCATGGCCCTCCTGCTCGAGCACGGCTGCGAGAAGACGCACAACGACTACTTCCGCTCCAAGCTCGTCGAGGCCGGCGCTGATCCCTCGCGGTTCGGCTGGGCGAGCATCCAGGCCGACGGTGGACTCGACGCAGTCGGCGAGCGGGTTCGGGAGTGGTTCGGGAGCTTCGACCTGCCGGCGCCGGTCGAGGTCGACGGGGATGTCGGTGCGCTGACCGTCGGGCTGGAGGCTCGGGGGCCGTTGAGCGACGAGACAGCTGAGGCGTTGGCGCTGATCGGGTCAGAGATCGTCGGCGCAGGTGGATCGGTGGTGCTGTCGTCTCGGGGTGGACTACTTGAGAACGGCGTCTTCAGGACGGCGGCGTTCGGGTCGGCGGATGAGGTCGGGTCGACCGTTGCCCACGGCCAGCGGTTCGCCGTACCGGGCTGGCACGTCATGCGCATGCCGGGAACGGACTGGATGGAGACCGCGACCGGCTTCGGCGCGGGCGGGGTCCAGCAGATCCTGGCACACGTTGCCGGCGGCACCTTGTCCGCGCAACGCTTCGTCCCGGTCGTCGAGTTCAGCAGCGATCCCGAGACCGTCGCGAAGTACGGCGACGACCTCGACGCCGTCGCGGCCGGTGATGCGGCCGACCAAGCGAGGACCGGCCTGGAAGCGATCGCCGCGGTCGCCGGCCGCCGGCAGGTTCCTAAGGCGGTTGCCTCAGGCAACGTAGGTTTCCAGATCACCCGCGGTCTGCTCGGGACGTCGATGTGA
- a CDS encoding glycerophosphodiester phosphodiesterase family protein, which translates to MIITGHRGVMGSEPENTLRSFRRAVEYGCDEIELDLRVTADDALIVLHDATLDRTTNGTGPVEELTFDELRSLDAGLGEMVPTWAETIEVVGVRIQAEVKAARAVPLLVASLQADPALAARTMVTSSNAEILLAVRRAMPSASIGLIFGRTPDVADVLALTRAAEAGWALCGIAGLTVEGVAELHREGLQVTAWPVPDASVFARAVELGVDGITTDHPDRLMAAARR; encoded by the coding sequence GTGATCATCACCGGGCATCGCGGAGTGATGGGTTCCGAGCCCGAGAACACCCTCCGCTCCTTTCGCCGCGCGGTCGAGTACGGGTGCGACGAGATCGAGCTCGACCTGCGGGTGACCGCCGACGACGCGTTGATCGTGCTGCACGACGCGACACTCGACCGGACCACGAACGGGACCGGTCCGGTGGAGGAGCTGACCTTCGACGAGCTGCGGTCGCTCGACGCGGGCCTCGGTGAGATGGTGCCGACCTGGGCCGAGACGATCGAGGTGGTCGGCGTACGGATCCAGGCCGAGGTGAAGGCCGCGCGCGCCGTACCACTGCTGGTCGCGTCGCTGCAGGCCGATCCGGCGCTGGCCGCGCGCACGATGGTGACGTCGTCGAACGCGGAGATCCTGCTCGCCGTCCGGCGAGCGATGCCGTCGGCCTCGATCGGGCTGATCTTCGGGCGGACGCCGGACGTGGCCGACGTCCTCGCGCTGACTCGGGCCGCGGAAGCTGGCTGGGCGCTGTGTGGGATCGCCGGGCTGACCGTGGAGGGTGTCGCCGAGCTGCACCGGGAGGGGCTCCAGGTGACGGCCTGGCCGGTGCCGGACGCCTCGGTGTTCGCCCGGGCAGTCGAGCTGGGGGTTGACGGGATCACGACCGACCACCCCGATCGGCTGATGGCCGCCGCCCGGCGCTGA
- a CDS encoding phosphodiester glycosidase family protein, which yields MTLRRTALSGSALLALSLAVGGLGAVASPLRPDRLPLGPADLSESRVISTLQPGVTLTKITRGQVGPGSTWTVEVAIPSSSPDPDAPATALSDKAGADAAAAKLKAAGLEARVEDVPTPRLADAGGGSLGWRVRLGAFATKAEADVVRTKVIAAGLSGSSIYTGWDGEPDDVSGSTGPWQVQVLTIDPKKFRGRLDASYGLDLEARETTSTLATLTGATAAVNAGFFVLDPKAGAPGDPAGVAVYDGRLVSEPTAGRPALVIGARGTSVERFRWRGEVRGHGRPLPLDGLNRVPGLIRNCGGTTDDLPTAKPLHDVTCTDADELIAYDAAYGVATPSGPGAEAIVDRRGVVTAIRPTTRGGAIPEGGRTVQATGQQVAGLLAAAKVGKRLEIKASLIDARGHTVRLDRRTTIVNGGPELVRDGRINATPKADGMAPADNPNFYYGWAHKRNPRTIAGVDGQGRTVLITADGRGVGSLGLGIGEAAAVAKSFGLREAINLDGGGSTTMVANGKVLNTPSDATGERPVGDALVITPR from the coding sequence ATGACCCTTCGCCGTACCGCCCTGTCCGGCTCTGCCCTCCTCGCGTTGTCTCTGGCCGTTGGCGGCCTGGGAGCTGTCGCGAGTCCACTACGGCCTGATCGGCTGCCGCTGGGACCTGCTGACCTGTCCGAGTCGCGGGTGATCAGCACCCTGCAGCCTGGTGTCACGCTGACGAAGATCACCCGCGGGCAGGTCGGGCCCGGCTCGACGTGGACCGTCGAGGTGGCCATCCCGTCGAGTTCGCCGGATCCCGACGCACCGGCGACCGCGTTGTCGGACAAGGCTGGGGCGGATGCTGCCGCGGCGAAGCTCAAGGCTGCGGGGCTCGAGGCGCGGGTCGAGGACGTGCCGACGCCGCGGTTGGCTGATGCCGGCGGTGGGAGCCTCGGGTGGCGGGTGCGGCTCGGGGCGTTCGCGACGAAGGCCGAGGCGGACGTCGTACGGACGAAGGTGATTGCTGCTGGGCTGAGTGGGTCGAGCATCTACACCGGCTGGGACGGTGAGCCCGACGACGTCAGTGGGTCGACCGGGCCGTGGCAGGTTCAGGTGCTGACGATCGATCCGAAGAAGTTCCGCGGCAGGCTCGATGCGTCGTACGGGCTGGATCTGGAGGCGCGCGAGACGACCAGCACGCTGGCGACCCTGACCGGCGCGACGGCCGCGGTGAACGCCGGGTTCTTCGTGCTCGACCCCAAGGCCGGTGCGCCGGGTGATCCTGCCGGAGTTGCCGTGTACGACGGACGCCTGGTGAGCGAGCCGACGGCAGGCAGACCCGCGCTGGTGATCGGCGCCCGGGGGACGTCGGTCGAGCGCTTCCGCTGGCGCGGTGAGGTCCGTGGGCACGGTCGACCGCTGCCGCTCGACGGTCTCAACCGGGTCCCTGGGCTGATCCGCAACTGTGGTGGTACGACCGACGACCTTCCGACCGCCAAGCCGCTGCACGACGTCACCTGTACGGATGCCGACGAGCTGATCGCGTACGACGCGGCGTACGGCGTGGCGACGCCGAGCGGACCGGGCGCCGAGGCGATCGTCGACCGGCGCGGAGTCGTGACGGCGATCCGTCCGACGACGCGTGGCGGCGCGATCCCGGAGGGCGGGCGGACGGTGCAGGCGACCGGTCAGCAGGTCGCGGGACTGCTCGCGGCGGCGAAGGTCGGCAAGCGCCTGGAGATCAAGGCCTCGCTGATCGATGCCCGAGGCCACACTGTGCGGCTGGACCGGCGGACGACGATCGTGAACGGCGGCCCCGAACTCGTCCGCGACGGCCGGATCAACGCCACCCCGAAGGCGGACGGGATGGCGCCGGCGGACAACCCGAACTTCTACTACGGCTGGGCCCACAAGCGGAACCCGCGCACGATCGCCGGCGTCGACGGCCAGGGCCGGACCGTCCTGATCACCGCCGATGGCCGCGGCGTCGGCAGCCTGGGACTGGGCATCGGCGAGGCGGCCGCGGTCGCGAAGTCGTTCGGCCTGCGGGAGGCGATCAACTTGGACGGTGGGGGATCCACCACCATGGTTGCCAACGGCAAGGTGCTGAACACGCCGTCGGACGCCACCGGCGAGCGCCCGGTCGGTGATGCCCTGGTGATCACGCCGCGGTAG
- a CDS encoding Gfo/Idh/MocA family protein, translating into MSISIGVVGAGQFAPSFLRLWTAHPDVTEVRLTDVVPERTVAMAEQQGVKVTYSSFEDMLASDVDAVAIFTQRWLHGEMAIKALEAGKHVYSTVPMAIEADQIARIIELVRETGLTYMMGETSYYYPSSVYCRDRLAKGDFGRVFYSEGDYVHDMDLGFYAAYQYSGGEDWKKTASFPPMLYPTHAVGNVLSVTGQHATHVSCVGVKDDRGDGVFDKSVSQFDNDFSNATALFTLADGGVMRTNEMRRVGYPSHIRESRLRVFGTEGSFEQLATTTVWQTKEGVEDISQLMETKPSGNAEELDHVDPALRDAFLSGLSPVHDRTRLPAEFAGLHNGHEGSHHFLADDFVRAIVDKTVPPVNAWVAARFTLPGIYAHQSALQGGVQLEIPDHGDAPA; encoded by the coding sequence ATGAGCATCAGCATCGGTGTGGTCGGAGCCGGCCAGTTCGCCCCCTCGTTCCTGCGGTTGTGGACCGCGCACCCCGACGTCACGGAGGTCCGGCTGACCGACGTGGTGCCGGAGCGGACGGTCGCGATGGCCGAGCAGCAGGGGGTGAAGGTCACCTACTCGTCGTTCGAGGACATGCTCGCCTCGGACGTCGACGCGGTGGCGATCTTCACCCAGCGGTGGCTGCACGGCGAGATGGCGATCAAGGCGCTCGAGGCCGGCAAGCACGTCTACTCGACGGTCCCGATGGCGATCGAGGCCGACCAGATCGCCCGCATCATCGAGCTGGTGCGCGAGACCGGTCTGACCTACATGATGGGCGAGACCAGCTACTACTACCCGTCGTCGGTGTACTGCCGGGACCGGCTGGCCAAGGGTGACTTCGGCCGGGTCTTCTACTCCGAGGGCGACTACGTGCACGACATGGACCTCGGGTTCTACGCGGCGTACCAGTACTCCGGGGGCGAGGACTGGAAGAAGACCGCCTCGTTCCCGCCCATGCTCTACCCGACGCATGCCGTCGGCAACGTTCTCTCGGTGACCGGCCAGCACGCCACGCACGTGTCCTGCGTGGGCGTGAAGGACGACCGCGGCGACGGCGTGTTCGACAAGTCGGTCAGCCAGTTCGACAACGACTTCTCCAACGCCACGGCGCTGTTCACGCTCGCCGACGGCGGCGTGATGCGGACCAACGAGATGCGCCGCGTCGGGTACCCGTCGCACATCCGCGAGTCGCGGCTGCGCGTCTTCGGCACGGAGGGCAGCTTCGAGCAGCTCGCCACCACCACGGTCTGGCAGACCAAGGAGGGTGTCGAGGACATCAGCCAGTTGATGGAGACGAAGCCGAGCGGCAACGCCGAGGAGCTCGACCACGTGGACCCAGCCCTGCGCGACGCGTTCCTGTCCGGCCTGTCACCGGTCCACGACCGGACCCGGCTGCCCGCCGAGTTCGCCGGGCTGCACAACGGCCACGAGGGATCGCACCACTTCCTCGCCGACGACTTCGTCCGCGCGATCGTCGACAAGACCGTCCCGCCGGTGAACGCCTGGGTCGCGGCCCGCTTCACGCTCCCCGGCATCTACGCCCACCAGTCGGCGCTGCAGGGCGGCGTACAGCTGGAGATCCCGGACCACGGCGACGCACCCGCCTGA